The genomic segment CGTGGCGCTCAATGCCGCGCTGAACGGCGTGAGCATCGCCTATAACGGCGAAGACCGCCTGTCCGGTGAGCCGCCCGCCGTCGATGTCATTCTGGCGGGGGATATCTGTTATGAGCGGACGATGACCGAGGCCATGCTGACATTTTTGCGCAAGGCCCGCGCGCAGGGTGTCGCCGTCTATGTCGGCGACCCGCACCGCAGCTACTTCCCCGCCGAAGGCCTCGCGCGGCTCGCCACCTTCGACATCCACACCGACACGCAGATTGAAGACCGCGCCGTGAAACCGGCCAGCGTCTGGAGCCTGATATGACCAAACACCACAAGATCGATTACGTCGAATGGCCCGCCACGGCCCTGCCCGAAACCAAGGCCTTCTACGGTCAGGTGTTCGGCTGGAGCTTCATCGACTACGGCCCTACCTACGCCGCCCTGGCCGAGGCGGGCCTTGATGGCGGCTTCGATGCCGATGCCGGACCGGTCAAGCCGCTGGTCATTCTGTATTCGGACGACCTCGAAGCCTCGCGCGACGCCGTACGGGCGGCCGGCGGGCAACTGTCGAAAGATATCTTCAGCTTCCCCGGCGGCCGGCGGTTTCAGTTCACCGATCCGTCGGGCAACAAACTGGGCGTGTGGAGCGACAAATAGGGGTTGCCCACGCCACAAGGTTTGGGCGATATGACGCCACTGACCGTGCGCCGTTTCCCCCCTCTCCCTTGAGGGAGAGGGTTGGGGTGAGGGGGAGATATCCGTTCCACATGCGTAATATTGCGTTGTTTACCCCCCTCACCCGGACCTTACGGTCCACCCTCTCCCTCAAGGGAGAGGGACAATGAGCTTTACCGATCAGTTGCAAAACCGCTGGGCGCAAATCCGGACAGGCAAATGGGGAGACGAACCGCTGATGCGCGTTCTGGGCCAAGAGCCCGTCCTGCGCTGGCTTCTGGGCTTCGCCATCCTGTGCCTGGCCAGTTTCAACTTCGCGCGCGACCTGAACGACCCGCGTCAGGCCTTCTGGGACGAGAGCTATTACGTCACGGCGCTGGAACGCTACGAAGGCCATGTCGCCTCCTACGCCTCGCACCCGCCGCTCGGTTTCATGCTGATGAAGGTCGGGCGCGACATTGTCGGCGACGCCGATGCCGTCGACAGCCGCTTTCTGGCCGACATCAAGAAGACCGACACGCGCAAGATTCCGGATGGCTACAGCTTCACCGGCGTGCGCCTGATGGGCGGCCTGTTCGGCGCGGTGGGGGCCGTGCTGTTCTACCTCATCTGCCTGACCATCACGCGCGAAGCCTTTTCTGCTGCCATATTCAGCCTGCTTTACGTATTCGAAAACGCCCTGATCGTACATTTCCGCGCCGGGCACCTTGACCCGTTCCAGATCACCTTCGCCCTGGGCGGGATACTGGTCTGGCTGCGCGCCTTCTGCGACCCGAAAAAGGACAGTTGGAAGCACGCGGCGCTGTTCGGCGCGCTGATCGGGCTGAGTTTCATGGTCAAGGTCAATACGCTGGTCCTGCTGGCCCTGCCGGGCTTCACCGCCCTGCGCGACCTGATCCGCAGCCGATGGCCGATGGACCGCACCGTGGGCCATATCGCCGCCAAGGCCGCCGCCGTGTCGGGGGCCTTCGCCGCCATCGTGGTGTCGATCTTCGTCCTGCATACGCTGGTCAATCCGGTCGCCCCTGACTTCAAGTCCGACGCCGGGCGCAAGGACCTGCCCTATATCACCGAGCCGTACAAGGCGTGGCTGGAGAAGCGCGGGCCGCTGACGCCGCAGGTGCTCTATGACGCCACCAACGGCTATTTCGGCTTCATGAACAACGACTTCACCGGCATCGTGAAGACCGAAAAGAACGGCTCCAACCCCGCCCTGTGGCCGGTGATGCACAAGACCATCACCTATCGCTGGGACTCGAACAAAGGCCGCACCAGCTATGTGCAGATGGCCGGCAATCTGTTCAACTGGACAGTCGGCGGGCTGGCCCTGATCGCGGCTCTGGTGCTGCTGGCGCAGCGCGCCTTCCAGAAGAAGCCGTGGCTCGACACGCATGAAATGGACGTGATGGCGGCGGTGCTCGGCATGTGGGGGGTCTTCATGGGCATCCACATCTGGCTCGGCACCCAGCGCGTCATGTACATCTATCATTACTTCGCCGCCCTGCTGCTCAGCTTCATGCTGCTGCCCTTGCTCTATCAGGTGCTCAAAAGCCGCTTCACCTGGATCGAAAAGCAGAAGGATTATGTGCTGGGCGCGGTGTGTCTGGGCGCGGCGGCGGGCTTTATCTGGATATCGCCCCTCACCTACCATCAGCCCCTGACCCGTTCGGAATGCGAGGCGCGCAACATCCCGTTCAAGCTGGTCCGCTGCGAGCCCAAGGTGAAACCCGCCGGTTCTTCTTCCTCTTCGATCTCATCTTAAGGTCATCGCGTCTTCAAAAGGCCCCAAAGCCTGATAAGGTCGTTTCCGGATACAGGAGCGACTGATGACACTGAAGGCTATGGTGCTGGGATTCGTGCTGGCCGTCGGATTGACGGGAGGACTGTCTGGCGCGGCGACCGCCGACAAGCTGAAACCCAATGTCTCCGGCGCGCAGTTCGCCCACCTCTATTCCGATCTGCCCGTCGATCCGCAGGCGCGCTTCGGCCGCCTGTCCAACGGCATGACCTACGTCATGTACCCCAATACCGCCCAGCCGGGTAAGGTGGTGCTGCGTCTGCGCATCGGCGCGGGCCCGCTGGACGAAGCGGATGAGGAAAGCGGCGTTGCCCACTTGATCACCTACATGGCCTTTTCCGGCTCGACCCACTATCCGGAGGGCGATCTGTTCCGCCAGCTTGAGCGTCAGGGCATCCAGATGGGCGCGGGCCAGCAGACCCAGTCCAGCGAGGGCGAAACCAGCTATCAGATCACCCTGCCGCGCAACGACGACGCCACGCTCGACACCGGCTTCAACGTCATGCAGGACATGGCGTTCGGCCTGACCTTCCCCGAAACGGCGGATCAACGCGACCGCGCCGTCGTCGTCACCCAGATGAACAACGCCTCTCAGCCGCTGCAGCGCCATTACGAAAACTGGCTGCGCACGGCCTTTGCCGGTCAGCTCCTGCCCGAACGGCCGCAGAAGGGTCTGCGCGACATCGTCCTCTATACGCCGCGCGAGCAGATCCGCAGCTTCTACGACACCTTTTACCGCCCCGACCGCGCCACCCTGATCATCGTCGGCGACATCGACCCGGCCGCCATCGAGAAGCGCATCGAAAAGGCCTTCGGCGGCTGGAAAGCTAAAACCGACGCCCCGCTCCCGCGCGACCCCGGCGCCTATGAACCCAAGGGCCCGCGCGGCTATACCTATTTCGAGGCCGGCATGCCCGAAATGATCGATCTGGCGTGGGTCGAGCCCGCCGAAACGCGCTTTCAGAACCGCGAGCGCGTGCGTGACATGATGCTTGAGCATCTGGCGCTGGCCGCGCTCGACAACCGCATGGACCGCGCCGCCGCCCGCCCGGACAGCGCCTTCGCCCGCGCCGGCCTCAACAGCCAGCAGTTCCAGCGCACCGGCGACAGCGTCAGCCTGATGGTCATGCCGAAGCCGGGCGAGGCGCAGAAGGCCCTGAGCGAGGCGCTCAATCTGGCGCGTCAGGCCGGTGCGTACGGTTTCAGCGAGGCCGAGTTCGCCCGCGCCGCCGCCGATTACGAGGCCGGCCTGCGCCAGCGCGTCGAGGGCGCGGCCACCCGCTCGAACGAATGGATCGCCGACATGATCTCCGGCTCGATCGAGGGTCGTTACGTGATCAATTCCCCGGCGCAGGACCTGCAATTCTATACCGACCTCAAGCCCGAACTGTCGCGCGAAGCCGTCAATGCCTATATCAAGGCGCTGTTCAAACGCGACGGGCCGCTGATCGCCGTGA from the Asticcacaulis sp. AND118 genome contains:
- a CDS encoding VOC family protein, whose product is MTKHHKIDYVEWPATALPETKAFYGQVFGWSFIDYGPTYAALAEAGLDGGFDADAGPVKPLVILYSDDLEASRDAVRAAGGQLSKDIFSFPGGRRFQFTDPSGNKLGVWSDK
- a CDS encoding phospholipid carrier-dependent glycosyltransferase, with the translated sequence MSFTDQLQNRWAQIRTGKWGDEPLMRVLGQEPVLRWLLGFAILCLASFNFARDLNDPRQAFWDESYYVTALERYEGHVASYASHPPLGFMLMKVGRDIVGDADAVDSRFLADIKKTDTRKIPDGYSFTGVRLMGGLFGAVGAVLFYLICLTITREAFSAAIFSLLYVFENALIVHFRAGHLDPFQITFALGGILVWLRAFCDPKKDSWKHAALFGALIGLSFMVKVNTLVLLALPGFTALRDLIRSRWPMDRTVGHIAAKAAAVSGAFAAIVVSIFVLHTLVNPVAPDFKSDAGRKDLPYITEPYKAWLEKRGPLTPQVLYDATNGYFGFMNNDFTGIVKTEKNGSNPALWPVMHKTITYRWDSNKGRTSYVQMAGNLFNWTVGGLALIAALVLLAQRAFQKKPWLDTHEMDVMAAVLGMWGVFMGIHIWLGTQRVMYIYHYFAALLLSFMLLPLLYQVLKSRFTWIEKQKDYVLGAVCLGAAAGFIWISPLTYHQPLTRSECEARNIPFKLVRCEPKVKPAGSSSSSISS